Part of the Halopseudomonas maritima genome, ACCGCGCTGCCATCGGCGCGCTGCACCGCCACGTTGAGCACGCCGTGGGTCGGGCCGCGCTTGAGTCCGGCGTTGGCGGCGATGTCGGGTTGCAGCATGTTGCTGTTGAAGACGTTGTGGTAGACCACCAGATCACCGAAGCGGGTCGGTTCGGGGCCGGCGATGGCGTTGAGGCTGAGCAGCATCAGGCTCAGCAGGCAGAGACGACGAATCATGGCAGTTCTCCTGTCGTTAGGGACTAGCGGCTGACGCGGTAGATCGCCACTTCACCGAGCAGGTTGGGCCACAGGCCGCTCAGCCAGCTGCTCTGGTGGGTCTGGTCGACCACCAGGCGGTCGAGCACCTTGATGTTGCGCTCACGGCACAGCTGCTCGAAGTCCTTGAAAGTACAGAAATGGATGTTCGGGGTGTTGTACCAAGTGTAGGGCATGAACTCGGACACTGGCATGCGCCCCTTGGTGCCCAGATACCAGCGGCAGCGCCAGTGGGCAAAGTTGGGGAAGGTGAGAATGCCTTCGTGGCCGATGCGCAGCATGTCTTCCAGTACCCGGTCGGGGTAGTGCATGGCCTGCAGTGACTGGGTCATGACCACAGTGTCGAAGCTGTTGTCCTCGAAGTTGTCCAGGCTCTCGTCCAGGTTCTGCTCCATCACGTTGACGCCGTGGCGGATGCAGGTGCTGATCTTGTCCGGGTCAATCTCCAGGCCGTAGCCCTGCACTTCTTTGTGGTCGCGCAGGTGGCGCAGCAACTGGCCTTCGCCGCAGCCCAGGTCGAGTACGCGGCTGCCGGGGCGAATCCATTGCTGGATGATCTCAAGGTCGGCGCGCAGGCTCATTGGCTCACCTCGATGCGATTCATGTAGCCACTCAGGGCCTCGATATAACGGGGGATCGGCAGCAGGAAGGCGTCGTGCCCCTGCGCCGCTTCAATCTCCAGGTAGCTGACCTCCTTGCGGGCGGCCAGCAGGGCGTCGACCAGCTCGCGCGAGCGTTCGGGCGAGAAGCGCCAGTCGGTGGTGAAGGACATCACCAGACAGCGTGCCTTGATACCGGCCAGAGTGCGCGCCAGGTCGCCGCCGTGGGCGCCAGCCGGGTCAAAGTAGTCCAGCGCCTTGGTCATCAGCAGGTAGGTATTGGCGTCAAAGCGGCCGGAAAACTCCTGGCCCTGATAGCGCAGGTAGCTTTCTACCTCAAACTCGACACTGGTGAAGTCGTAGTTGAGTTGATCGGAGCGTAGCTCGCGGCCGAACTTGGCGCCCATCGAGTCATCCGACAGGTAGGTAATGTGGCCGACCATGCGAGCCAGCATCAGGCCGCGCTTGGGGATCACGCCAAAGGCGGCGTAGTCACCATTGTGGAAATCCGGATCGGTGATGATGGCCTGCCGGGCCACCTCGTTGAAGGCGATGTTCTGTGCCGACAGCTTGGGTGCGGTGGCAATCGCGACGCAGTGACGGATGCGCTCGGGGTAGCTGATGGCCCACTGCAGCGCCTGCATGCCGCCCAGGCTGCCGCCCACGACCGCCGCCCACTGGGTGACGCCGAGCACATCCGCCAGTCGCGCCTGACTGTGTACCCAGTCTTCGACGGTCAGCACCGGGAAGCTGGCGCCGTAGCTGTTGCCGGTTTCCGGGTTGATGCTGGAGGGGCCGGTGGAGCCGTGACAGCCGCCGAGGTTGTTCAGGCTGACGACGAAGAAGCGGTTGGTGTCGATGGCCTTGCCTGGGCCGATACAGTTGTCCCACCAGCCGGGCTTGCGCTCATCCATGCTGTGGTAACCGGCGGCGTGATGGTGGCCGGACAGCGCGTGACAGATCAGCACCGCGTTGCTGGCGCTGGCGTTCAGCTCGCCGTAGGTCTCATACACCAGCTCATAGCTCGGCAGCGCTCTGCCGCAGGCCAGCGGCAGTGGCTCGGTAAAGGTGTGGCGCTGGGGGGTGACCAGGCCGACGGAATCGGCAGGTAGTTCGGACATCGGTAACCTGTTCCTGTGTCGCTTGGCCGGGCTTCGCTGGGGGACTTGCTCCCGGTACAGCAGGCAGGCGAAGGGCCAATAATAGAGGCGCCAGTCTAAATAGCGCTTGGTTGTGGCGCAATATTCGGCGGTCCGCAGCGGTCAGCCGCTGCGCAGGACGCGCTGGCGCGGTCAGAGCGCCAGGGTCAGGCCGCCGGGCATGCCGGCAGCGGCCGCCAGATTGGCGATCACCAGCATGTCGAACAGGCGAATGGCGATAAAGGCAAAAATTGGCGAGAGATCCAGGCCGCCCAGGGCCGGCAGGATCTTGCGGATCGGCGCCAGTATCGGCTCGCACAGCTGATTGATCAGAATCACTGCCGGGTTGTAGCTGCCCTGCGCGACCCAGGACAGGATCACGCTGATGATCAGCGCAAAGAAGAATATCTTCACAAACAGCGCCAGCACACCAATCGCCGCCCAGCTGACCAGCAGCAGGATGTTGGGCAGTGCATAGCCCATGAGCAGGATGATCATGATCAGCATTGCCAACTGGATGGCAATGCCCAGCACCAGCGAGGCAAAGTCCAGCCCGCCATAGCCGGGGATAATGCGCCGTAGCGGCATCAGCAGCGGCTTGGTGGCGCGCACGATAAACTGCGACAGAGGGTTGTAGAAGTCGGCCCGGACCAGCTGCAGCAAAAAGCGCAGCAGTACGATCAGCAGGTAGAGACTGCCGAGGGTCTGGATCAGGTAGATAGCGGCCGTGTTCAGGCTGTTCATGCGGTTTCCTCAGGCAAGCTCGCGGGACATTTCGGCGGCGCGGTCGGCACAGGCCTGCATGGCGTCGTCGACCATCTTGGGCAAGCCCTGGCTGCGGAAGGTTTCAATTGCGCGCTCGGTGGTGCCATTGGGCGAGCAGACACGGCGGCGCAGCTCGGCCACGTCCACGTCGCTGTGCACCGCCATGTCGGCCGCACCCAGGCCGGTGAACAGCGCCAGACGCTCGGCGGTGTCGCGCGGCAGGCCGAGCCTCTCGCCGGCATCGATCATGGCTTCGATCAGGTAGAAGAAGTAGGCCGGGCCGCTGCCGGACACGGCGGTGACCGCGTCGATCAGCTTTTCCTCATCCAGCCACACGCTGATGCCCACGGCGTTGAGGATGGATTCGGCCTGCTCGCGCTGCTCTTCGCTAACCGCCGCAGTGGCGTACAGACCGCTGACGCCCTGACCGCGCAGCGACGGCGTGTTGGGCATGCAGCGCACGATGGCGGTGCCGGTGCCCAGCCAGCGTTCCAGACTGTCGCAGCTGATGCCGGCAGCAATCGAGATGACCAGCTGGCCCGGCTTGCGCTCACGCGGCAGGGCGCGGCAGACGTCCTGCATGACCTGCGGCTTGACCGCCAGCAGCAGCACGTCGCACTCGGCGGCCAGCACGGCGTTGTCGGTGCTGGTGCGAATCTGGAACTGGCGCTCCAGGGCGGCGCACTGCTCCGGCTTGCTGTCGCTGGCGATCACGTTCGCCGGTTTGACGTTCTTCTGCAGCATGCCGCCGATCAGGCTGGTGGCCATGTTACCGGCGCCGATGAATCCGATTACGGGTGCAGTCATGAAAACCTCGCTGCGCGTGCTAATTAGGGTTGGGGGTACTGGCGCCGCCCGAACAGGGCGGTGCCGATACGCACGATGGTGGCGCCTTCCTGTACTGCCTCGCTCAGGTCATCGCTCATGCCCATCGACAGTGTGTCCAGTGGCAGTGACAGCTGTGTGGCGGCCTCGCGCAGCGCGGCCAGCGGCACGCGCCGCTGCTCGCTGCTGTCGGCCGGCGCCGGAATCGCCATCAGCCCGCGCAGTTGCAGGCGCGGCAGGGTGGCAACGGCCTCAGCCAGTGCCGGCAACTCGGCCAGCGGCACGCCAGACTTGCTGTCTTCGCCACTGATATTGACCTGCAGGCAGATGTTGAGTGCCGGCAGGCTCTCGGGGCGCTGATCAGACAGACGCTGGGCGATCTTCAACCGGTCCACGCTGTGCACCCAGTCAAAGTGCTCGGCGATGGCGCGGGTCTTGTTGGACTGGATCGGGCCGATGAAATGCCAGTGCAGCGGCAGGTCTTGCAGTTCGGCCATCTTGTCGAGGGCTTCTTGCAGGTAATTCTCGCCGACAT contains:
- a CDS encoding DUF4426 domain-containing protein codes for the protein MIRRLCLLSLMLLSLNAIAGPEPTRFGDLVVYHNVFNSNMLQPDIAANAGLKRGPTHGVLNVAVQRADGSAVDAVLKGDVRSLIGQPVALDFKRIQEGDAIYFVANYTATQRGILLFKVDIQAEQGAMVHSLSFQQEFFPDDQ
- the metW gene encoding methionine biosynthesis protein MetW — translated: MRADLEIIQQWIRPGSRVLDLGCGEGQLLRHLRDHKEVQGYGLEIDPDKISTCIRHGVNVMEQNLDESLDNFEDNSFDTVVMTQSLQAMHYPDRVLEDMLRIGHEGILTFPNFAHWRCRWYLGTKGRMPVSEFMPYTWYNTPNIHFCTFKDFEQLCRERNIKVLDRLVVDQTHQSSWLSGLWPNLLGEVAIYRVSR
- the metX gene encoding homoserine O-succinyltransferase MetX, whose translation is MSELPADSVGLVTPQRHTFTEPLPLACGRALPSYELVYETYGELNASASNAVLICHALSGHHHAAGYHSMDERKPGWWDNCIGPGKAIDTNRFFVVSLNNLGGCHGSTGPSSINPETGNSYGASFPVLTVEDWVHSQARLADVLGVTQWAAVVGGSLGGMQALQWAISYPERIRHCVAIATAPKLSAQNIAFNEVARQAIITDPDFHNGDYAAFGVIPKRGLMLARMVGHITYLSDDSMGAKFGRELRSDQLNYDFTSVEFEVESYLRYQGQEFSGRFDANTYLLMTKALDYFDPAGAHGGDLARTLAGIKARCLVMSFTTDWRFSPERSRELVDALLAARKEVSYLEIEAAQGHDAFLLPIPRYIEALSGYMNRIEVSQ
- a CDS encoding YggT family protein: MNSLNTAAIYLIQTLGSLYLLIVLLRFLLQLVRADFYNPLSQFIVRATKPLLMPLRRIIPGYGGLDFASLVLGIAIQLAMLIMIILLMGYALPNILLLVSWAAIGVLALFVKIFFFALIISVILSWVAQGSYNPAVILINQLCEPILAPIRKILPALGGLDLSPIFAFIAIRLFDMLVIANLAAAAGMPGGLTLAL
- the proC gene encoding pyrroline-5-carboxylate reductase; its protein translation is MTAPVIGFIGAGNMATSLIGGMLQKNVKPANVIASDSKPEQCAALERQFQIRTSTDNAVLAAECDVLLLAVKPQVMQDVCRALPRERKPGQLVISIAAGISCDSLERWLGTGTAIVRCMPNTPSLRGQGVSGLYATAAVSEEQREQAESILNAVGISVWLDEEKLIDAVTAVSGSGPAYFFYLIEAMIDAGERLGLPRDTAERLALFTGLGAADMAVHSDVDVAELRRRVCSPNGTTERAIETFRSQGLPKMVDDAMQACADRAAEMSRELA
- a CDS encoding YggS family pyridoxal phosphate-dependent enzyme, whose product is MSTIAENIANVRERINRAAEVAGRDPAGITLLAVSKTRPAGDIREAWAAGQRDVGENYLQEALDKMAELQDLPLHWHFIGPIQSNKTRAIAEHFDWVHSVDRLKIAQRLSDQRPESLPALNICLQVNISGEDSKSGVPLAELPALAEAVATLPRLQLRGLMAIPAPADSSEQRRVPLAALREAATQLSLPLDTLSMGMSDDLSEAVQEGATIVRIGTALFGRRQYPQP